Proteins from a single region of Bacteroidota bacterium:
- a CDS encoding cell division protein ZapA produces the protein MKEQISIKVNIADRIFPLKVAIEEEGNIRKASELVNKKIKLYTEQYSITEKQASLSMCALELATELINIESKYKIAKENIKEQLLILETLTQE, from the coding sequence ATGAAAGAACAAATTTCCATAAAAGTTAATATAGCCGACCGAATATTCCCTTTAAAAGTAGCAATTGAAGAAGAAGGTAATATAAGGAAAGCATCTGAATTGGTAAATAAAAAAATTAAATTATATACTGAACAATATTCAATAACGGAGAAACAGGCATCACTATCAATGTGTGCATTAGAGCTTGCAACAGAACTAATAAATATTGAATCAAAATATAAAATTGCCAAAGAAAATATTAAAGAACAATTACTTATATTAGAAACTCTTACACAGGAGTAA